From the bacterium genome, one window contains:
- a CDS encoding metallophosphoesterase — MRRSKLLIAILLFSIVFQLGAEDEKSFAFVVVGDTGCGCSGQEAVAIRMLQWHLEKPYTTVLMLGDNIYGRDSRKRGGSHLLFRERFDQYYEPLIKRGVKFYAVLGNHDLETSSGREEITDRSRFNILGKRGYYSFTPEIQIDGRPLISFIALNSTSLDNDPDQVAWLGRTLAEEEAIWKIPFFHHPIYTPPGKHEDDVEIRSRIENVLTAAGVKVTFAGHNHFYARMKPQSGVIHFVSGGGGRSLKTPIKDDKTAEAVESYHFLYIEAHPDTLNFWAVPPTGAPFDTGSIPVNSES, encoded by the coding sequence ATGCGCAGATCAAAACTTTTAATTGCCATCCTCCTTTTTTCAATTGTTTTTCAACTCGGAGCGGAAGATGAAAAATCATTCGCTTTCGTTGTCGTAGGAGACACTGGATGTGGATGCTCCGGTCAAGAAGCCGTTGCGATCAGAATGCTGCAGTGGCATCTCGAAAAACCGTACACTACCGTGTTGATGCTAGGTGACAATATTTATGGCAGGGACAGCCGGAAGAGAGGCGGCAGCCATCTATTGTTCAGAGAACGTTTCGACCAGTATTATGAGCCGCTCATAAAACGAGGCGTGAAATTTTATGCGGTTCTGGGCAATCATGATCTGGAGACAAGTTCCGGTCGTGAAGAAATTACGGATCGCTCTCGTTTTAATATTCTTGGAAAGCGCGGCTATTATTCCTTCACACCTGAAATTCAAATTGATGGACGTCCTTTAATTTCATTTATAGCTTTGAATTCCACAAGTCTGGACAACGATCCTGATCAGGTTGCCTGGCTCGGAAGAACACTGGCGGAGGAAGAGGCAATCTGGAAAATCCCTTTCTTTCATCACCCCATCTATACACCTCCGGGGAAGCATGAAGACGATGTAGAAATCCGGTCGCGAATTGAAAATGTGCTGACGGCCGCCGGCGTCAAGGTAACTTTTGCCGGTCATAACCACTTTTATGCACGAATGAAGCCTCAGAGTGGCGTAATTCACTTTGTGTCAGGTGGCGGTGGTCGAAGCTTAAAAACGCCAATCAAAGATGATAAAACAGCGGAAGCTGTGGAGTCTTATCATTTTCTTTACATCGAGGCGCATCCCGATACGCTCAACTTCTGGGCGGTACCCCCCACCGGCGCTCCGTTCGATACGGGATCGATTCCTGTAAATTCGGAATCATAA